In Bernardetia litoralis DSM 6794, the genomic window AGCACTATCATACTTTGTGCAACGCCACCAAATACGCATTGTATACCACTTTTTTATTTTTTGTCAAATACTGTGAAGATTGATTTGACAAAAGTAAAATTTGCAGTAAGTGGAATGACTGATTATAGTTATTTGTATGCTAGTTTGGATGAGGAAGATGAAAATTCAAATTTACTTTTGCCTTAAAATCAAATAATTTTCAAAGTTAGTTTTCCAAACAAGCAAAAAAATTTTTTTGCAGCTTTATAATTTTTATACTTCAACGATTCTTTAAAATGATACAAAACAGAAATTGAAAGCGATTTATATTCTTCTTTATTTTTACATAAATAAAATCCTTTTTGACAGATTTTGAAGGTAGAATACAAATGAGGATTGTTTTTTTTCTTGAAAGTAGAAGAATGAGAATGATTTGTTTTTCTATAAAAAGTCAGATTTTCATCAAGGAAAACATATTTCCAATTTCTACTACTTCGCACCCAAAAATCATAATCTTCATAAGAAAGTGATTCATCATAACCTCCCAATTCTTGCAAAACTTCTCTTTTAATCAGCATTGTAGGCGAACAAATCATTCCTCCAGCTCTAATAAGTTCTTTAAAAATAAAACCATCTTTAGGTTTTTTTTTATACCAATCAAAATAATAATTTCCTGTTTTATTATTTTCTTCATCAACCTCTTCATTTATTAGGGTAGCATTTGTAAAACAAATTCCTGTCTTGCTATCAGCATTTTCTAAAACTCTTACTTGCTTTTCTAATTTATCAACTTCAAATTTATCATCAGCAGCCAAATCAATGATATATTTTCCTTTAGAAATTTTGAAGCCTTCATTAAAAGCTGCACAATTTCCTTGATTTTTCTCTAAATGAATACTTTGAATAGTATTATTTTTAGAAGAATTCTTTTTTACAATTTTATCAATAATTTCTTGGCTATTATCTGTACTTGCATCATTTATAATAATTAATTCCCAATTCTTATAGCTTTGATTAAAGACAGAGTTTAAAGCCTCTTCAATAAAATTTGCATGATTGTAGCACAGACATATAATTGAAACCATTTTTTTGATTAATCCAGGATTTGCAAATCATAAATATATAAAATATTTATTTAAAAAGACCAATAAGCCAAAAGCCAATAGCAATTCCAAGAAAACCTATAATTATATTAGAAAAAGTATATAAAAATGCAATTTGATAATTTTGAGCTTGAATAAGTTTGAATGTTTCAAGGTTGAGAGTAGAAAATGTACTAAAGCCACCACAAAAACCTGTCATAAATAAAGCTGCAAGTAATTGCTCACTTTCTTTTTTGGCTTCGCCTAAGTAATACGCCAAAAAACCTAAAACAATACAAGCTAAAAAATTAGTAACAAAAGTGGCAGTAGGAAAACCTGATGAATGTGCAATAATCCATTTGGAAAGTAAAAAACGAGCTATTGAACCCAGTCCACCACCAATAAAAATGGCAACTAATGATAATGTAGGAATATTCATTGTGATGTTTTTCTCTATAAAAAGTTAAAATATTTTAATTATGGTGCAACATATTACTACCTAAGAGCGTCTTGAAGTCAAACTAATTTATTTTAACTCTATTTACTCTAATTTTTCTAAATTATGAAATCAAATTCTAAATTTCTTTTATTCCTTCTTTTTTTAATGAGTACAAATATTGCGTTTGCTCAAGTTGATAGTGTTTATGTTGTGAATTAAGATGAAGTAAAACATGATCCTAATTTTAGAGCCCATGAAATTAAAATAAATGGATTATATACTTTATTAGGCTTTCCAGAAATTACTTACGAAAGAGTTTTGAGTGATGAAACAGCAATGGGTATTTCTTTGGCTTTAGGTGGTGGAAATACTATCAATTATAATTTTATGCTTACTCCTTATTATCGTATTTATTTTGGTAAAAAAGATAATGCAGCAGGTTTTTTTATTGAAGGTAGTGCTTCAGCTTTTAGTTATGAAAATGATTATTATTATAATCCTTATGTAAATAGTGATACAAATACTGAATTTGGTTATGGTTTAGGACTTGCTATTGGAAGTAAATTTATGAGCAGAAGTCAGAAATGGTTTGGAGAAATGGTATATGGAATAGGAAGAAATTTCGCTAAAAGTGAAGAGTATGGAGAAAATATTTATCCAAGAGTGGGACTTAATATTGGTAGAAGATTTTAAAAGATATTTAATTAAAATAAAAAACCGTCTGAAATAGAATAAATTTCAGACGGTTTTTTAATAAATTCTTTAATAGTTATTAACCTTGTTCTAATGCTTCTGCACCACCAACAATTTCCAAAATTTCTTTTGTAATATTAGCTTGTCTAGCTCGGTTATAACTTAATTTCAAATCTTTGAGAAGCTCACCAGCATTTTCTGTTGCTTTATCCATAGCTGTCATACGTGCGCCTTGTTCAGAAGCATTTGATTCTAGGATTCTGCTATAAAACTGTGTTTTGAGCGATTGAGGAATAAGATCTGCTAAAATTTCTTTTTTACCAGGTTCAAATACATAATCTACAGTAGTATTAAATTCTTCTTTTTTCTTCAAAGAAGGTTTTGTAGATTTTACCTCTGCTGTCTCAGTAAGAGATACAATTGGTAAAAATTGTTCTACACGTACAATTTGTGTAGCAACATTCTTAAATTCATTATAAACAATTTCTACTTTGTCAAAATTTTCTTCTACAAAATGTTCCATTGCATATTCTGCAGCTTGACGAACATAATCAAAAGTAAGTTCTTTTTGAGAGAAAATATCTGAATACTCATTTACAGATTGTATCTTACGACGAGATACATAATCCAAAGCACGCTTTCCAATAGGCATAACTGTTACGTTCCCTTGGGCATTTTGCTTGCTATATGTCGTATCTAATAGACCTTGCATAGCACGAAGAACATAGGTATTAAAAGCACCACAAAGACCTTTATCTGATGTAATAGTTACAATTAATATTTTTTCTTCTGTGCGAACTGCACTATATTCGCTTTCAAAATCATCTCCAACAAGAGAAGCCGTTACATTTTGCAAAATTTGACTCAATTTTTGAGCGTACGGACGCATTTGCATCATACGATTTTGAGCTCGGCGCAGCTTTGCAGCAGCTACCATTTTCATTGCTTTTGTAATTTGTTGGGTGGATTTTACAGATACAATCCTTCCACGAACTTCTTTTAAATTTGCCATAGTATATTTTGAAGGCTATAAAGTAGCACAGACTTTAGTCTGCGTAAAACTATATTTTTTTAAAATTTCGTGTTCTGCTAAATAAAAAATAAATACAGAACACGAAAATTAAGTTTAACTATTTTCCAACAGACTGGAAAATCTGTTATACAAGAATGATATTATGCTTTTGTGTCAGCAGGAATGTAAGTCTTAGCAACTTCCTTAGCAACTTTAGCAAGAACATCAGTTTGTTCTGGTTTATATTTTCCTGCACGAAGCTCATCTAATGTTTTTCTGTGATTTTGCTCCAAAATGCTAAGATAGTTTTGCTCATAATCTTTCATTTTTTCAGTAGGAACATTATCAGTAATTCCATTAGTAGTAGCATAAATGATAGCAACTTGCTTTTCTACTTCTACTGGAGAGAATTGTTTCTGTTTCAACATTTCAGTATTTCTACGTCCACGTTCAATAACAAGTTTAGTAGCTGCATCAAGGTCAGA contains:
- a CDS encoding glycosyltransferase family 2 protein — encoded protein: MVSIICLCYNHANFIEEALNSVFNQSYKNWELIIINDASTDNSQEIIDKIVKKNSSKNNTIQSIHLEKNQGNCAAFNEGFKISKGKYIIDLAADDKFEVDKLEKQVRVLENADSKTGICFTNATLINEEVDEENNKTGNYYFDWYKKKPKDGFIFKELIRAGGMICSPTMLIKREVLQELGGYDESLSYEDYDFWVRSSRNWKYVFLDENLTFYRKTNHSHSSTFKKKNNPHLYSTFKICQKGFYLCKNKEEYKSLSISVLYHFKESLKYKNYKAAKKFFCLFGKLTLKII
- the crcB gene encoding fluoride efflux transporter CrcB, giving the protein MNIPTLSLVAIFIGGGLGSIARFLLSKWIIAHSSGFPTATFVTNFLACIVLGFLAYYLGEAKKESEQLLAALFMTGFCGGFSTFSTLNLETFKLIQAQNYQIAFLYTFSNIIIGFLGIAIGFWLIGLFK
- the atpG gene encoding ATP synthase F1 subunit gamma, giving the protein MANLKEVRGRIVSVKSTQQITKAMKMVAAAKLRRAQNRMMQMRPYAQKLSQILQNVTASLVGDDFESEYSAVRTEEKILIVTITSDKGLCGAFNTYVLRAMQGLLDTTYSKQNAQGNVTVMPIGKRALDYVSRRKIQSVNEYSDIFSQKELTFDYVRQAAEYAMEHFVEENFDKVEIVYNEFKNVATQIVRVEQFLPIVSLTETAEVKSTKPSLKKKEEFNTTVDYVFEPGKKEILADLIPQSLKTQFYSRILESNASEQGARMTAMDKATENAGELLKDLKLSYNRARQANITKEILEIVGGAEALEQG